AGCTAATTTAGTCTAGATTTTGGTACGGCCCGACAGAGGCTAGGCCATGTTAGGTCTGACCTAGTTGAGGGTCAAGCCACTTGCTGAGCCGGGTTTtcgtttaaaaataaataataaaaaataaaaaaagaaaaaattaaattattttatttacaaaGCTCCAGCACGGAGCCCATGTCGGTTTGTACCGGACCCGGCCTACCATGTTGGGCCAACTGTCACATTATATAATTTAGCTGTTGTggaacctacaattaagcatatTTTTGCAGATCTAGAAGAATAAAACTAGTAATTACTCCACAAACACAGGAAATTCTATCATTTTTGTGAGATTAGAGCTAAATACTTATACCAACTACGCATCAGGAGCCAGGCCAAAGGTGCAGTTTGATAGAGAAAAATCATGATAATCTCATTTCAAAAAAGAAGACGATACACAACAGGTTACATGATATTTTCATGCTACATATATAGATGGCTGAGTTATTTGCTTAATCAGTCATGATGTTAAGCTTCTGAGTTAGtggctttttttttttgtcaacttcCTGTTTGATTACTTCAATAGTTGGGTACATGCATGATGTCAAGTTCTTGTTCTTTCTCAAAGAGATGCCGAGTTCTTGTCTGAATTCAGCTCGCAATAAGATACTGATGCTGAGTTCATGCTTTTCTTATCCCAAGTGGTTTGGTTACACCCACAATAAGGTACTAAATGCTGGGTGAGGTCTTGTTTTGGATAATGAGATTCAGTGCTGCTGTTTTTAGTTGTTCCAAAATGAGAAATAGGTCATACAAAAGATTACCTCATTCACGGCAAGTGCTCCGACGATAAACTACTGAGGCTGAGTTGTTTGCTCAGTGGATCCAACAATAAGATACATGCATGTTGAATTACTCCAACAAATAGAATATAATTCATACCGTTGAACCCATGGGTTTTGATGTCGAGTTGTGGTTCTTTCAAGGAAAAGATGATGAATTCTTTGAATCCAATTTGCAACAAGATGCTGACGCTGAGTTCATATGTTTAATCCCTTCTTGTTCGATCGCCCACAAAGCAACATGCTATAGAGCTGAAGCAGTCCTCCTTTTCTGCAATAAGATTACAACGCTGCCAAGCTCACAAAGATTAATGATAGAGTTCACCATGAGGATGAAGAGTATATAAACAATGTTCCATGACTTGTCAAATGATGATTCAGGTGCTACCTGTACCTAATAGGGAACTGCAATCTCAGAATCTGCCAGGTTTTCTCCATATGAAACTGCAAGACGAAGAACAACAATCATGAAACTGAGAGATAAAAGATTGCTAAGGATTGGGAACTTAACGGACTATATAAATCCAGTTCATGTAAGTGACAACCAAGTTGACAGACATTTTAGGGAAATTGTTGAACAGTATGTCACTAGCAACTTGAACTGTGAAAATTTTCCAGTTAAAGAATTTGAGAAGCTCCTTTCGACTGAATGCAGGCATTTAATGGAAAAGGGAGATCGGCAGGTATGAACTACAGATTGATTTAGAGGATGTGAAGCATGTAATATGAGAAAAATTATAAGTAAATATAAAGTTTGCAGCATCACACACCTCAGAATCAAATGCAGCTTGCAAAGTGAAAGAACCCAAGCATGATGTGCAATCACAACTGTTGAAGAAATATATCGCGCTACAGTTCATGGAAAACTCTGCACCAAGGTTTCTGGAACAATTTGCCAGAATTCATAACAAATGGAACATCATCTGGTGTCATTATCTCTTACACTAAGAATATTAGATGAATTCACGAGGAAAACAAGATTGGCGACTTTATTTGCTAAAACAACATtaactcagtttctagaaaatCCTGCTTCCAAGCTATGACAATAAAATTAGGAGGCATTTCCAAACATATATGCAAAGGACACTTGACTACATTAAACCGTTTGAATCATTGATCAATGTTTAATTAATACAGAAGCATCAGAATCATTGTCGCCTTCATCAATATTCATCGGCCGAAGTACAAAGACAACACAGCAAGAAAATATCGAGATAATTGTCTTATTAAATCATGTATTTTCTCCCTTGATATGTAGTCAAAAAGTTTGCATATTAAACTCAAAAGCAAATTTAGCCATCACTGGGGGTGATATACGTCAATATAAATGAATATATGTGCAAAAAGAAGgagatttcttttaaatatgataATTCCTTCTCCAACTTTCTTTTTAACTTATAAGCTATAACTGAATCTTCTGTTCTGAGAAGAGCGACTAGGTGGGAATTAGAACAATAGCTGACATCTTAGTAATTCCTGTTGTAATGTGACAATGGATTCTATATCATCACATGACCTTGCTCATCATATGGTTCATCTGGGCAAGAGATtgttcttaaaataaaattttctcgaATACATGTAATTGTTAGGTATGTTTGAGAGATTGTATAGCCAAATTCTAAGAGATTCAAAGATGAGCTGTACATATAGCTGTATTTTCCTTCATCGAGTATtatacatcatgaatcaagagtGAAGTAGGGTTAATCTGGGGCCAATTTGCAATCTCTCTTAAAAATGCACATGAACCAGAAGCTGCTGAAGACAAAAGCGAACACAATGGTCCAGTTTTACAAGACCATGGAAAGGGCAAAACATAGTGTGCCTAAAAGGGAATAGACAGGAATATTGTCTTGGTGAAGCACACACAGCTCCATATCAGACAAGACTAATAGGTAAGAGAAAGGATTCCACAGCAGACCAAAGTTGTCCAGACAAATCACCACCCTTTGGCATTAAGAGATTGAAAAACCAATTCTTATACTTCCGATAAACATATCACACAATTATTCATCATTAGTTGATAAATATATACAGGTATTAAGTTATAAATCATTTTTTGAGGACAATTGTCATTGAAACATGTTCATCATCATTACAGGATGTAAAATAAAACATATTGAGGTATTACAAAAGAAACCTTCCTTCCCTTGATAAAAACTCTAAATAAACTCGAATTTTAAAAGTTCAATTTACCTTAAGATGCAGAAAAATCTGATCTAAGGCTGGAACTCAGGCTACAAGAAGAAGCTACAACATCAAATGGAACCAGAAAAAACATGGCAGACCTGAGATTTTGTAGAACAATAGTCCATTAGTCCCATAGATGGCCTGTCTGTCTCACCCTTTGGTTTCTATCTTAGCTTCAGGATTAAGCTGATTCAAGAATTCCAATGGCTTTTCTGTCTGCTTCTTAGTCCTCTTAATCTTGTGGGTGGTCAGGTTTCCATGAGAAAACCCATACATTCTGAGCACTTGGTTATCTGCAAAATTGAAAGCTCTCTCCATGTTTTTCAAGCATCTCTCCACAGGGTAGTCACCATAGCTACCACAAGGCTTGCAGCCAACAAAATGAGTGACGAATGGCCACCTCTCGTCCCCTAGTCCGGGATGATGCTTCTCCATCATTTCCTCAAATTTCTCCACCAATCCAGTCCAGAATCCATGAAGGTAATAGGAGTTTTCGATGTAAACCTTGTCTACCCACCGATTCTTCTGCGATAGCAGTAAGTAAATGAGCGCCGATTGATCGTCGGCCTCGAACGCCGGCCGACCCTGCAGTTTGGCAGTCAGTATCTTTCCGGCTTCATCTCGAATCGGGCCTTTTGGCCCCATCGGCGCCCACGCATCAAGCAAATCGAGACTCCACTGGCAATTGCGCAGCAGAAAGCTGCCGGTGTTGAGGGCAATCCAGGAATTTTTCTCAAAGAGGAGATCGGGATAGCCATGGATAACGAGATTGTGAGAAGCATATCGGTCGAGAGGAATCTCGAAGGCCATGTCGGTAAAGAGAGCGTCGCTGTCCATCCACCAGATCCACTCCAACTCCGGGTGCGCGAGCATCAGACGGCGGATCAGCGGGAGCTTCGCCCAGTACCCTGCGAGCTCCTGGTCTAGATGCGCCATATTGTAGACGATCTCGATCCCATGGATGCGGCAATAATCGATCTTGTTCTTGGTGCCCTTCAGAAGGTAATGGTCGCCAATGGCGTTGTCGCAGGGGTTGGGCGGCGATCCAGTGACAAGTAAGGTTCTCGGCTTGCCGGTAGCGATCCGGTTCGGGAACCCTGGGTTCTCGGTCAGCCACCGCCGCCGCTGCTCGTCCCAGTCGGAGATCTTGGAGCCGAGGGTGTAGTTGGCAACGGCGGCGAGGACGTCGGAAGAGGTATAGTT
This genomic stretch from Zingiber officinale cultivar Zhangliang chromosome 7A, Zo_v1.1, whole genome shotgun sequence harbors:
- the LOC122003078 gene encoding probable glycosyltransferase 2; its protein translation is MGQEGKTTPARDLPGPARSRLTRRRQIRKTFNNLKITVLCGVVTILVLRGTVGIGSLIGAGGGSEASEGSDKKVVEDIDRILREIRSDSDPDEGDQIPFGFNSAAAALNYTSSDVLAAVANYTLGSKISDWDEQRRRWLTENPGFPNRIATGKPRTLLVTGSPPNPCDNAIGDHYLLKGTKNKIDYCRIHGIEIVYNMAHLDQELAGYWAKLPLIRRLMLAHPELEWIWWMDSDALFTDMAFEIPLDRYASHNLVIHGYPDLLFEKNSWIALNTGSFLLRNCQWSLDLLDAWAPMGPKGPIRDEAGKILTAKLQGRPAFEADDQSALIYLLLSQKNRWVDKVYIENSYYLHGFWTGLVEKFEEMMEKHHPGLGDERWPFVTHFVGCKPCGSYGDYPVERCLKNMERAFNFADNQVLRMYGFSHGNLTTHKIKRTKKQTEKPLEFLNQLNPEAKIETKG